In one window of Bizionia sp. M204 DNA:
- a CDS encoding thioredoxin family protein yields the protein MKTLKTTFVLLAVISFFAFTVKTEDAGYKVGDIATDFSLENIDGNMVSLKDYTDAKGFIVIFTCNTCPYSVAYEDRITALDKKYASKGYPVIAIMPNNPDVQKGDSMEAMRARAKAKGFTFPYLMDKGQKIYPQYGATKTPHVYILEKTANGNQVKYIGAIDDNYQDANAVNQKYVENAVDALLAGKTIKETHTRAIGCTIKV from the coding sequence ATGAAAACACTTAAAACAACATTTGTGCTGTTAGCAGTAATCTCCTTTTTTGCTTTTACCGTAAAAACAGAAGATGCGGGTTACAAAGTAGGTGATATAGCAACGGATTTTAGCTTAGAGAATATAGATGGCAATATGGTTTCTTTAAAAGACTACACAGACGCCAAGGGTTTTATCGTGATTTTCACATGTAATACGTGTCCATATTCAGTGGCTTATGAAGACCGTATTACCGCATTGGATAAAAAATATGCATCAAAAGGATATCCAGTTATTGCTATTATGCCCAATAACCCGGATGTTCAAAAAGGGGATAGCATGGAAGCAATGAGAGCTAGAGCCAAAGCCAAAGGTTTTACATTTCCATATTTAATGGATAAAGGACAGAAAATTTATCCCCAATATGGGGCTACGAAAACGCCTCATGTCTATATTTTGGAAAAAACAGCCAATGGCAATCAGGTAAAATATATTGGTGCTATTGATGATAATTATCAAGATGCCAATGCAGTGAATCAGAAATATGTTGAAAATGCTGTGGATGCTTTGTTGGCAGGAAAAACCATTAAAGAAACACATACACGTGCCATTGGTTGTACGATAAAGGTGTAA